A genomic segment from Bradyrhizobium sp. ISRA430 encodes:
- a CDS encoding ABC transporter permease, protein MLSFLARRLAQIVPTLFFVSVLIFSLQQLLPGDPALVMAGEERDPAVIEQIRRQYRLDQPIPVQYAYWVGGVLRGDFGESLRNKMPVRELIAQKLPVTLQLGAMAILIAFLIGIPAGIVAAVKKGTAWDYGANLFALWGISTPNFWLGIMLIFLFSIELGWLPASGYVPLTENWRASIAATIMPAFVLGNAIAAILMRHTRSAMLQVLESDYVRTARAKGLLERSVILKHAMRNALTPVITLGALELGTLLSGAVLTEQIFSIPGFGKLIVDAVFNRDYAVVQGVVLVTATIYITLNLIADIAYILVNPRLRG, encoded by the coding sequence ATGCTGAGCTTCCTCGCCCGCCGTCTTGCGCAGATCGTGCCGACGCTGTTCTTCGTCTCGGTGCTGATCTTCTCGCTCCAGCAATTGCTGCCGGGCGATCCCGCACTGGTGATGGCGGGCGAAGAGCGCGATCCGGCGGTCATCGAGCAAATCCGCCGTCAATACCGGCTCGATCAGCCGATTCCGGTACAATACGCCTATTGGGTCGGCGGCGTGCTCAGGGGCGATTTTGGCGAGTCGCTGCGCAACAAGATGCCGGTGCGCGAGCTGATCGCGCAGAAGCTTCCCGTCACGCTGCAGCTCGGCGCCATGGCGATCCTGATCGCATTCCTGATCGGGATTCCCGCCGGCATCGTCGCGGCCGTGAAGAAAGGGACCGCTTGGGACTACGGTGCCAACCTGTTCGCGCTGTGGGGCATCTCGACCCCGAATTTCTGGCTTGGCATCATGCTGATCTTTCTGTTCTCGATCGAGCTCGGCTGGCTGCCGGCGTCGGGCTACGTGCCGCTCACCGAGAACTGGCGCGCGAGCATAGCAGCCACCATCATGCCCGCCTTCGTGCTCGGCAATGCGATTGCCGCGATCCTGATGCGGCATACCCGCAGCGCCATGCTGCAGGTGCTCGAAAGCGATTACGTCCGCACCGCGCGCGCGAAGGGACTTTTGGAACGCTCGGTCATTCTCAAGCACGCCATGCGCAATGCACTCACACCGGTGATCACATTGGGCGCGCTCGAGCTCGGCACATTGTTATCGGGCGCCGTGCTGACCGAGCAGATCTTCTCCATTCCCGGATTCGGCAAGCTGATCGTGGATGCCGTCTTCAACCGCGACTACGCCGTCGTGCAGGGCGTCGTGCTGGTAACGGCGACGATCTACATCACGCT